From Spirosoma aerolatum, one genomic window encodes:
- the ribD gene encoding bifunctional diaminohydroxyphosphoribosylaminopyrimidine deaminase/5-amino-6-(5-phosphoribosylamino)uracil reductase RibD — MIFGLQFMENPFMRRALELATLGRGRVSPNPMVGCVIVHDRKGEIDIPFARIIGEGWHQRYGEAHAERNAILSVRSQDAHLLPESTAYVTLEPCSHYGKQPPCADLLIERAVGRVVCCNDDPNPLVAGQGFARLRAAGIQVETGVMNEMGRQLNARFFTFFEKKRPYIILKWAETSDGFIGGEGAQPVKISGELAHRLVHRWRGEEDGIMVGTNTARNDNPRLNTRLWPGKNPVRIVWDRNLTLPADLHVFDGSQPTIVYHQRLKERNGESVVEQKADSTLFPPSYSIAQSLNNTLQDLHLQGIQSVLVEGGASLLQSFLDEGVWDEMRVFRSPRMLGNGIKAPIVQGRLVSRKQVGEDELSIYQPN; from the coding sequence ATGATATTCGGTTTACAGTTTATGGAAAACCCATTTATGCGCCGTGCGCTCGAACTGGCTACACTGGGTCGTGGTCGGGTGAGCCCTAACCCAATGGTTGGCTGTGTGATCGTACATGATCGAAAAGGAGAGATTGACATTCCGTTTGCCAGAATAATAGGTGAAGGGTGGCATCAACGATACGGCGAAGCACATGCCGAACGCAACGCGATACTATCGGTTCGGTCACAGGATGCCCATCTGTTGCCCGAAAGTACAGCCTATGTAACGCTGGAACCCTGCTCGCATTACGGTAAACAGCCCCCCTGTGCCGATTTGTTGATCGAACGAGCGGTCGGTCGGGTTGTATGCTGTAACGACGATCCTAATCCGCTCGTGGCTGGTCAGGGCTTCGCCCGGCTTCGTGCTGCTGGTATTCAGGTCGAAACGGGAGTTATGAACGAAATGGGTCGCCAGTTGAATGCCCGTTTTTTTACTTTTTTTGAAAAGAAGCGCCCCTATATTATCCTGAAATGGGCCGAAACATCTGACGGATTTATTGGGGGCGAAGGTGCCCAGCCTGTCAAAATCAGTGGTGAATTAGCCCATCGGCTGGTGCATCGGTGGCGAGGTGAAGAAGATGGCATCATGGTGGGTACCAATACCGCCCGCAACGATAACCCTCGACTCAATACCCGACTTTGGCCTGGTAAGAATCCTGTTCGTATTGTATGGGACCGCAACCTGACCTTACCTGCTGATCTTCATGTATTCGACGGTTCTCAACCAACAATTGTTTACCATCAACGTCTCAAAGAGCGCAACGGCGAAAGTGTGGTAGAGCAAAAAGCCGATTCAACCCTTTTTCCACCCAGCTACTCAATCGCTCAATCACTCAATAACACCTTGCAGGACCTTCATCTACAGGGTATTCAATCGGTACTGGTTGAAGGAGGAGCCTCTCTGTTGCAATCATTCCTGGACGAGGGCGTGTGGGACGAGATGCGCGTATTCCGTAGTCCTCGTATGTTGGGTAACGGAATAAAAGCACCAATAGTGCAGGGGAGACTGGTTAGCCGAAAACAGGTAGGAGAGGATGAATTGAGTATTTACCAACCCAACTAG
- a CDS encoding glycosyltransferase family 2 protein, with protein sequence MPKKRTFANADTVSSYTTLLEPQISIIAPLYNETESFPYLISRLNAVMEKSPLRIEVVLIDDGSRDNTALLMQQVALTDARYHCVFLSRNYGHQIALTAGIAAARASEALFIIDGDLQDPPELLTEFYAKHLEGYDVVYAIRKKRKENFFKRTAYAAFYRFMKAISYVDMPLDSGDFSLISRRVADVLNQMPEESRFIRGMRSWIGFKQIGVEYERDARQAGEPKYSFKMLQRLAYNGIFNFSEYPVKIITRLGMLTIGVAMIYLVQTLIKRFIYHDVPQGFTALLFVMVLFSGVQLIALGLIGEYVLRIFFQAKGRPLYVLRDVIKDQQRQPVMPLKQASVS encoded by the coding sequence ATGCCAAAAAAACGTACTTTTGCCAACGCTGATACCGTCTCAAGCTATACTACCTTGTTAGAACCTCAGATTTCAATCATTGCTCCACTTTATAACGAAACCGAGTCGTTTCCCTATCTGATTTCCCGGCTGAATGCCGTCATGGAGAAATCTCCCTTACGTATTGAAGTTGTGCTGATTGATGATGGAAGCCGCGACAATACGGCGCTGTTGATGCAGCAGGTAGCCTTGACCGATGCTCGTTATCACTGTGTCTTTCTATCCCGAAATTATGGACACCAGATTGCGCTGACAGCTGGTATTGCGGCCGCTCGTGCCTCCGAAGCCCTTTTTATCATCGACGGTGATTTACAGGACCCGCCTGAGTTACTGACCGAATTTTATGCAAAGCATCTGGAGGGATACGACGTAGTGTATGCGATTCGGAAGAAACGAAAAGAAAATTTCTTTAAACGAACAGCCTACGCTGCCTTTTATCGGTTTATGAAGGCCATTTCGTACGTGGATATGCCACTCGACAGTGGTGATTTTTCGCTGATAAGTCGCCGGGTGGCCGATGTACTGAACCAAATGCCCGAAGAAAGCCGCTTTATCCGGGGCATGCGTAGCTGGATTGGCTTTAAACAAATAGGGGTGGAGTATGAACGCGATGCCCGGCAGGCGGGTGAACCTAAGTACTCGTTCAAGATGCTACAGCGTTTGGCTTATAATGGTATCTTCAATTTCAGCGAATACCCGGTCAAGATTATTACCCGGCTGGGGATGCTCACGATTGGGGTCGCGATGATTTACCTGGTTCAGACGTTAATCAAGCGCTTTATTTACCATGATGTACCTCAGGGGTTTACGGCCCTGCTGTTCGTTATGGTCTTGTTCAGTGGTGTTCAGCTTATTGCGCTCGGCTTGATTGGGGAATATGTGCTTCGCATCTTTTTTCAGGCGAAAGGGCGCCCATTGTACGTCTTGCGAGACGTCATTAAAGATCAGCAGCGGCAGCCCGTAATGCCATTGAAGCAAGCCAGTGTGTCCTGA
- a CDS encoding AAA family ATPase: MQSTTSFSYHTKIREVFGEMSKVVVGQERLLNRLLIGLFTGGHILLEGVPGLAKTLTINTLAKVLELDFQRIQFTPDLLPADLIGTMIFNQKTAEFEVKQGPIFANLILADEVNRSPAKVQSALLEAMQEKQVTIGEETFVLDRPFLVLATQNPVEQEGTYPLPEAQVDRFMMKVFVDYLNKDDELEVMRRMSNLNFDYEVQPVLGKEELSAIRNEINSITISETLERYIIELVFATRRPLEYNLRDEARYIQFGVSPRATIYLNLAAKALAYFDRRDYVLPEDIKEVAPDVFNHRIMLNYEAEADGVTTLQVIDSILRKVAIGR; the protein is encoded by the coding sequence ATGCAATCGACCACTTCATTCAGTTACCATACAAAAATCCGCGAGGTATTCGGTGAGATGAGCAAGGTTGTAGTCGGGCAGGAACGCCTGCTCAATCGCCTGCTGATCGGCCTGTTTACGGGTGGTCATATTTTACTGGAAGGCGTTCCCGGTCTGGCAAAAACACTTACGATCAACACACTCGCCAAAGTTCTTGAACTCGACTTCCAGCGTATCCAGTTCACGCCCGATCTACTCCCTGCCGATCTGATTGGCACGATGATTTTCAATCAGAAAACGGCTGAATTCGAGGTAAAGCAAGGGCCTATTTTTGCCAATCTGATTCTGGCCGACGAGGTCAACCGGTCTCCCGCCAAAGTTCAATCGGCACTACTTGAGGCCATGCAGGAAAAACAGGTAACCATTGGCGAGGAAACGTTTGTACTCGACCGACCCTTTCTGGTACTGGCTACCCAAAACCCGGTCGAACAGGAAGGGACCTATCCACTGCCTGAAGCACAGGTAGACCGCTTCATGATGAAAGTCTTTGTCGATTATCTTAACAAGGACGACGAACTGGAAGTGATGCGTCGGATGTCGAACCTCAATTTCGATTATGAAGTACAGCCGGTACTGGGAAAAGAAGAGTTGAGTGCCATTCGAAATGAAATCAATAGCATCACGATTTCGGAAACCCTGGAACGGTACATCATCGAACTGGTTTTTGCAACACGACGTCCCCTGGAGTACAATTTACGTGACGAAGCCCGCTACATTCAGTTCGGTGTGTCGCCACGGGCTACTATTTATCTGAACCTGGCCGCCAAAGCCCTCGCTTATTTCGACCGACGCGATTATGTCCTTCCTGAGGACATTAAAGAAGTGGCCCCCGACGTATTCAATCATCGCATCATGCTCAATTACGAAGCCGAAGCGGATGGCGTTACCACCTTGCAGGTCATTGATTCCATACTCCGAAAAGTAGCCATTGGACGGTAA
- the prmC gene encoding peptide chain release factor N(5)-glutamine methyltransferase, with amino-acid sequence MATAKPLYDRLSKNITAYPPEEAREMAFMLLDHYFGLRKTDVLTDKPLPPNRTEPDWFKILERLNRQEPIQHVIGTTIFCGLEFDVSPDVLIPRPETEDLVRLIMHDFADRTDDVPIVDIGTGSGCIAITLARFLPQSVVTGWDVSAEALALAQRNAQNLKADVQFEIQDILAVPSDFSRRFDCVVSNPPYVTRSEAADMDRNVLNYEPDLALFVDDNDPLVFYKAVADFCTRHLTKDGACYVEINERFGEATRQVFADRGFSNIQVYKDIHGKDRSIRATF; translated from the coding sequence ATGGCCACCGCCAAACCTCTATACGACCGGCTCAGTAAGAACATCACGGCCTACCCGCCCGAAGAAGCGCGGGAAATGGCGTTCATGCTACTCGACCATTACTTCGGCCTGCGCAAAACGGATGTTCTGACCGATAAACCACTCCCGCCAAACCGCACGGAACCCGACTGGTTTAAAATTCTGGAACGTCTCAATCGACAGGAACCCATTCAGCACGTTATTGGTACGACGATCTTTTGTGGATTAGAGTTCGACGTATCGCCCGATGTGCTCATTCCAAGGCCTGAAACCGAAGACCTGGTCAGGCTCATTATGCACGATTTTGCCGACCGAACCGACGATGTACCGATCGTTGACATTGGTACTGGTAGTGGGTGTATTGCCATTACCCTGGCCCGGTTTCTTCCCCAATCCGTTGTAACGGGCTGGGATGTTTCGGCCGAAGCGTTAGCACTCGCCCAGCGTAATGCACAAAACCTGAAAGCGGATGTACAGTTCGAGATTCAGGACATTCTGGCCGTTCCTTCCGACTTTAGCCGACGGTTTGATTGCGTTGTCAGTAATCCGCCTTATGTAACACGTTCCGAAGCCGCTGACATGGACCGGAACGTACTCAATTACGAACCCGATCTGGCTTTATTTGTTGATGATAATGATCCGCTGGTTTTCTATAAAGCCGTAGCCGATTTCTGCACACGCCATCTCACTAAAGATGGGGCTTGTTACGTTGAAATTAATGAGCGCTTCGGCGAAGCTACCCGGCAGGTATTTGCTGATCGGGGATTCTCCAACATACAGGTATACAAAGATATTCACGGCAAGGATCGCAGTATCCGTGCTACGTTTTAG
- the msrB gene encoding peptide-methionine (R)-S-oxide reductase MsrB → MKPTYLFLFIALLLIGGLWLYGTFVTTPRPLHHPPAGTTSPGNRRVEKSDEEWKSLLTRSQYTITRERGTEWPNSSELNHEHRVGRYACVCCHNPLFSSATKFDSHTGWPSFYEPIVPNAIYTEPDGNRTEARCSVCDAHLGHVFNDGPDPTGLRYCMNGVALTFAPAK, encoded by the coding sequence ATGAAGCCAACGTACCTTTTTTTATTCATCGCGCTGCTTCTGATTGGCGGGTTATGGCTTTATGGTACGTTTGTAACCACACCCCGCCCTTTGCATCATCCACCGGCAGGCACTACCTCACCGGGCAACCGCAGGGTCGAGAAATCCGATGAAGAATGGAAGTCTCTACTGACGCGTTCTCAATACACCATCACACGCGAACGCGGGACCGAATGGCCTAATAGCAGCGAACTGAACCACGAACATCGAGTCGGGAGGTATGCCTGTGTCTGCTGTCATAATCCCCTGTTCTCATCAGCCACCAAATTCGATTCCCATACGGGCTGGCCAAGTTTTTATGAACCTATTGTTCCCAACGCCATCTATACCGAACCCGATGGTAACCGAACGGAAGCGCGCTGTTCGGTCTGTGATGCCCACCTGGGCCACGTATTCAACGACGGTCCCGACCCGACTGGGCTTCGCTATTGCATGAACGGCGTAGCATTGACGTTTGCCCCTGCCAAGTAA
- a CDS encoding MBOAT family O-acyltransferase, protein MLFNSLQFLLFFIVVTLSYFSLKWQGRWILLLVASCYFYMVFQPSYILILFLTIIIDYIAGIWIERSSGRSRRWLLILSLISNLGILAFFKYLGFFTENIAGLFDFLDMPHIAETVTAGANRVFVKVLHIFGKSGISSYKDNMSILPIGLSFHTFQAMSYTIEVYRGNQKAERHFGIYALYVMFYPQLVAGPIERPQNVLWQFHKTFAYDAENVKAGLMQMAFGLFKKLVIADRLAMLVDYAYGNPSEQNGLTLLAATFFYTFQIYCDFSGYSDVAIGAARVMGFTLMENFRTPYIAQSISEFWRRWHISLSTWFRDYLYIPLGGNRKGEFRQYLNMLIVFLASGLWHGPNWTYVIWGGLNGVYQILAVLRDKLLSKLGFSSTQPSLITSPVHDRESQKSPVRVVINTLITFVLIMLTWVFFRARSVGDAFMILGRIGTLSFSDVIQSPMNAVEMWFSLFLIVFLLIKEAFVLSIPTRNTVQFVLLFTLITFVTYLFGVFSSNQFIYFQF, encoded by the coding sequence ATGCTTTTTAATTCACTACAGTTTTTACTGTTTTTTATAGTCGTTACCCTAAGCTATTTCAGTTTGAAGTGGCAGGGGCGATGGATATTGCTGCTGGTAGCCAGTTGTTATTTCTACATGGTTTTCCAGCCGTCGTATATCCTGATTCTATTCCTGACTATTATCATTGACTACATCGCTGGTATCTGGATTGAGCGATCGAGTGGGCGTTCCCGGCGCTGGCTGCTTATTCTGTCGCTGATTTCGAACCTGGGGATTCTGGCCTTTTTTAAATATCTAGGTTTTTTTACGGAAAACATTGCCGGTTTATTCGACTTTCTGGATATGCCGCATATTGCCGAAACCGTAACAGCAGGAGCCAATCGAGTGTTTGTAAAAGTGTTGCATATATTCGGTAAAAGCGGTATTTCTTCCTACAAAGACAATATGAGTATTCTGCCCATTGGCTTGTCGTTTCATACGTTTCAGGCCATGAGCTATACCATTGAAGTGTATCGGGGGAACCAGAAAGCCGAGCGACATTTTGGCATTTACGCGCTCTACGTCATGTTCTACCCCCAGTTGGTGGCTGGACCCATTGAGCGCCCGCAGAATGTGCTATGGCAATTCCATAAAACCTTTGCCTACGATGCTGAAAATGTAAAGGCCGGGCTCATGCAAATGGCCTTTGGATTGTTTAAAAAGCTGGTCATTGCCGATCGGTTAGCTATGCTGGTCGATTATGCGTACGGTAACCCGTCTGAACAAAATGGGCTCACCCTGCTGGCGGCCACATTCTTTTACACCTTCCAGATCTACTGTGACTTTTCGGGCTATTCGGATGTGGCGATTGGAGCGGCCCGCGTTATGGGCTTCACGCTCATGGAAAACTTCCGAACGCCCTACATTGCCCAGTCGATTTCGGAGTTCTGGCGACGCTGGCATATTTCGCTGTCGACCTGGTTTCGGGACTACCTCTATATTCCGCTGGGGGGCAACCGGAAAGGTGAGTTTCGGCAATACCTGAACATGCTGATTGTGTTTCTGGCCAGTGGCCTCTGGCATGGCCCCAACTGGACGTATGTTATTTGGGGTGGGTTAAATGGTGTGTACCAAATTCTGGCTGTACTGCGTGATAAACTCCTGTCGAAACTGGGCTTTTCTAGTACGCAACCCAGTTTGATTACTTCGCCCGTTCATGATCGGGAAAGTCAGAAGTCGCCCGTTCGGGTAGTTATCAATACGCTTATTACGTTCGTTCTGATCATGCTGACGTGGGTGTTTTTCCGGGCGCGAAGTGTGGGGGATGCCTTTATGATTCTGGGACGAATTGGTACGCTGTCGTTCAGCGATGTCATTCAAAGCCCTATGAATGCTGTCGAAATGTGGTTCAGTCTCTTTTTGATCGTTTTTCTGCTCATTAAAGAGGCCTTTGTTCTTTCCATTCCAACGCGGAATACGGTTCAGTTTGTTCTGTTGTTTACACTCATTACGTTCGTTACCTATCTGTTTGGCGTCTTCTCGTCCAACCAGTTTATTTATTTCCAGTTCTGA
- a CDS encoding TonB-dependent receptor: protein MKQKRLLLHVMPVLVTVLALIILVPQTTLAQTRKVTGKVSSSGNAEILQGVNVLVKGNSRKGAITDAQGMFSVDASPSDVLVVSFIGFKSKEIKVGDQTNINISLDEDATQLTELVVTGTRNTGRTILETPVPVDVISIKDIMGDLPQIDLAQMLAFVAPSFNAVRNQGGDLDSHVDPVQLRNMAPNQILVLVNGKRRHTSSLLIGTTAVGSPSTSVDMMTIPAASIDRVEILRDGAAAQYGSDAVAGVVNIILKKGTNKLTSSLTGGGYLNSGGQAGDLTKAGKPDGFNYQFDANYGFKIGDKGFLNLTGQITQRRPTIRQFVNDWEIYDNTYLNNLRTDKYGRPIITNPELVNALAAGNTTSATSLKTEAGLLSARGLTPSDFSVYAGMPGITMGSMFYNAGYEINANTTLYSFGGMSYKYLKGFSCYYRRPAQTDRFNYLLYPNGFRPQLITNTADISNTVGIRSKLGEFSVDFSNTFGRNTSLISMTNTFNASIGANSPVDMNIGTNQFTQNSTNLDFSRYFKGVMSGLNVAFGAEMRVENYKIIKGQDESYTYGDAGILTATQAGLLVGPNGLPLQNEAAQPIVGADGKPLSVFAGQQITVKNFAANCQCFSGFGPKDERNAFRTTMAAYLDTELELTQKLLLAAAVRIENYSDFGGVAIGKLAARYNIAKNLTVRGSIASGFRAPSLQELNFTHTTTAFIPDANGVPQPLDVTTYATNSTAARVLGIKGLSQENSRTYGLGLTYQPTRGFEVTVDAYQIDVDNRIFQTSFFSAEEVGNHYDEVIGAGQAQFFVNGANVRSKGLELVGNYTQNLSRNKSLTYSLAAIFSQNSILSRNPPSLKVENLTPDQVVEKYLSRDIIGQFETGTPRTKLIGSVMYRQNKWDVMLRGTYYGKITALSVSADDKGNYYDQTFKPQTIFDLSIGYAVNKSLKFSIGGSNILDQYPEILRPENRGFYLYSNYQQGSNGAYYYGRVLFNL from the coding sequence ATGAAACAAAAGAGACTTCTACTTCACGTAATGCCAGTGCTGGTTACCGTGTTAGCACTGATAATACTAGTGCCACAAACGACGTTGGCTCAGACCCGAAAAGTAACCGGGAAAGTCAGCTCCAGCGGCAATGCTGAAATTTTACAGGGCGTCAATGTACTGGTGAAAGGCAATAGCCGCAAAGGTGCGATTACAGATGCTCAGGGCATGTTTTCGGTTGACGCTTCTCCAAGTGATGTATTGGTTGTTAGCTTTATCGGCTTCAAATCCAAAGAGATAAAAGTAGGCGATCAAACCAATATTAACATATCGCTCGACGAGGATGCTACCCAACTGACCGAGTTAGTCGTAACGGGTACACGCAATACGGGACGAACCATTCTGGAAACACCTGTACCCGTGGATGTTATCTCGATTAAAGACATTATGGGCGACTTGCCTCAGATTGACCTGGCCCAGATGCTTGCCTTTGTTGCTCCTAGCTTTAACGCGGTCCGAAACCAGGGGGGCGACCTCGACTCTCACGTCGATCCGGTACAGCTACGAAATATGGCACCCAACCAGATTCTGGTTCTCGTCAATGGCAAACGGCGGCACACGTCATCGCTCCTGATCGGTACAACGGCCGTTGGTAGTCCTTCCACATCGGTCGATATGATGACCATACCAGCCGCATCGATTGATCGGGTCGAAATTCTGCGCGATGGTGCAGCGGCTCAGTACGGTTCGGATGCCGTTGCCGGGGTGGTGAACATCATTCTGAAAAAAGGAACGAACAAATTAACGAGTAGCCTGACGGGTGGTGGGTATCTCAACTCAGGTGGGCAGGCTGGCGATCTGACCAAGGCGGGCAAACCCGATGGCTTCAACTACCAGTTCGATGCAAACTATGGCTTCAAGATTGGCGACAAAGGCTTTCTTAACCTAACAGGCCAGATCACCCAGCGTCGGCCAACCATTCGCCAGTTTGTAAACGACTGGGAGATCTACGACAACACATACCTGAACAACCTGCGTACCGACAAATATGGCCGCCCTATTATTACTAATCCCGAACTGGTTAACGCGCTGGCGGCTGGCAACACAACTTCTGCCACCAGCCTGAAAACAGAAGCGGGTTTACTGAGCGCCCGTGGCCTCACACCCTCCGATTTTTCGGTATATGCGGGTATGCCCGGTATCACGATGGGTTCGATGTTCTATAACGCAGGGTATGAAATCAACGCCAATACGACGCTCTACAGTTTCGGGGGTATGTCGTACAAATACCTGAAAGGATTCTCCTGCTACTATCGTCGCCCTGCCCAAACGGATCGATTCAATTATCTGCTCTATCCCAATGGATTCCGGCCACAATTGATCACCAATACAGCCGATATATCCAACACGGTCGGTATCCGCAGTAAACTGGGTGAGTTCAGCGTCGATTTTAGCAACACATTCGGTCGGAATACCTCGCTGATTAGCATGACCAACACCTTCAATGCATCAATCGGCGCTAACTCGCCGGTCGATATGAACATTGGCACGAACCAGTTCACCCAGAACTCCACCAACCTTGACTTCTCGCGGTATTTCAAGGGGGTTATGAGCGGCCTGAACGTCGCGTTTGGTGCAGAGATGCGGGTTGAAAACTACAAGATCATTAAAGGACAGGATGAGAGCTATACGTACGGCGATGCAGGCATTCTGACCGCTACGCAGGCAGGATTGCTGGTTGGTCCCAACGGATTACCGTTACAGAATGAAGCCGCTCAGCCGATTGTAGGGGCCGATGGAAAACCGTTGTCTGTATTTGCCGGGCAGCAAATTACGGTCAAAAACTTTGCAGCCAACTGCCAGTGCTTTTCTGGATTTGGGCCTAAAGATGAGCGTAACGCGTTCCGCACAACGATGGCGGCATATCTGGATACCGAGCTTGAGTTAACCCAGAAACTCTTGCTGGCGGCTGCCGTACGGATTGAAAACTATTCTGACTTTGGCGGAGTAGCGATTGGTAAATTAGCAGCCCGGTACAACATCGCCAAGAATCTTACTGTCCGGGGCTCTATTGCCTCAGGCTTCCGGGCACCTTCGTTGCAGGAGTTGAATTTCACCCACACCACTACGGCCTTTATACCCGATGCCAACGGAGTGCCTCAACCTCTGGACGTTACTACCTATGCGACCAACAGCACAGCTGCCCGCGTGCTGGGCATCAAAGGTCTTAGCCAGGAAAACTCCCGGACTTATGGCCTGGGCCTCACCTACCAGCCTACACGGGGTTTTGAGGTCACCGTAGATGCCTATCAGATTGATGTCGATAACCGTATTTTTCAGACCAGTTTCTTTAGTGCTGAGGAAGTAGGTAATCACTATGATGAAGTAATCGGTGCTGGTCAGGCTCAGTTCTTCGTCAACGGAGCCAATGTACGCTCCAAAGGCCTTGAACTGGTTGGCAACTACACCCAGAATCTGTCCCGCAACAAAAGCCTCACTTACAGCCTGGCTGCCATTTTCAGCCAGAACAGCATCCTGAGCCGAAACCCGCCCAGCCTGAAGGTCGAGAATCTTACACCCGATCAGGTGGTCGAAAAATACCTTAGCCGGGATATTATCGGTCAGTTTGAAACCGGAACCCCACGCACCAAACTCATTGGCTCAGTCATGTATCGGCAAAACAAATGGGATGTGATGCTGCGTGGCACCTATTATGGAAAAATCACGGCCCTTTCTGTATCGGCCGACGATAAGGGGAATTACTACGATCAGACCTTTAAGCCTCAAACGATCTTCGACTTAAGCATCGGATACGCTGTAAATAAAAGCCTGAAATTTTCCATTGGTGGCAGTAACATTCTTGACCAATACCCAGAGATCCTTCGTCCTGAAAACCGTGGTTTTTATCTGTACTCCAACTATCAGCAAGGATCAAACGGCGCCTATTACTATGGCCGTGTGTTATTCAACCTTTAA
- a CDS encoding DUF6056 family protein, which produces MSGSLLRIVTFLLGLFAIVVLTPLVALATYNHPSPTDDYCFANTVIHYGFWQAQQYYYDGWTGRFFHNFIVHTNPIILGWYSAYKIYPMVLLALVLAGCYAIANQLLSTFFDLEAKLALAFGVFIGFITTLAGIPEYLYWYTGLASYGLSSALFLFLLAVLMAHQQRGFNWKSGYVITESLLVTAIIGSSEMTMVLVLSVLALIGFGELIERRRVSATLVILLAVAAVACYYLFKAPGNAIRLGGNPHGSDIPFTLISSLKFAVTYIPKQLFTTPWLPLSILYVPLAWKLAGTRRRRSDFPPYLRLHPLWGLLYMVATLLALISLHFYGVGIAPIPRLINLINLAFWLCLLYNLTLLVIRIRYRFDPDSLVPYLRPIMLLAVIWAVVAASLGTLLPVVYGDWLSGRAAQYDREMLERYAQLSKQGDANSVITPLSQYPVSLFLEDIHDNPQHLWNRCWADYFHKKTIILKGHQPTP; this is translated from the coding sequence ATGTCTGGATCTTTATTACGTATTGTTACTTTTCTGCTGGGTCTGTTTGCTATTGTTGTCCTTACGCCTTTAGTTGCGCTGGCCACTTACAACCACCCATCACCCACCGACGATTATTGTTTTGCGAATACCGTGATCCACTATGGATTCTGGCAGGCTCAACAGTATTATTATGATGGATGGACCGGGCGTTTCTTTCATAATTTCATTGTTCATACCAATCCGATCATACTGGGGTGGTATAGTGCCTATAAAATCTATCCAATGGTTTTGCTGGCGCTGGTATTAGCGGGTTGCTATGCCATTGCGAACCAATTACTGTCCACGTTTTTTGATCTGGAAGCCAAACTTGCTTTAGCGTTCGGGGTTTTTATTGGCTTCATTACTACCCTGGCAGGGATTCCTGAGTATTTGTATTGGTATACAGGGCTGGCTAGCTATGGTTTGTCCAGCGCCCTTTTCCTGTTTTTACTGGCTGTCCTGATGGCGCACCAACAACGTGGATTTAACTGGAAGTCGGGTTATGTGATTACGGAAAGTTTGCTGGTTACGGCAATTATCGGGTCAAGTGAGATGACGATGGTACTAGTGTTATCCGTATTGGCGCTGATTGGCTTTGGGGAATTAATAGAGCGTCGTCGGGTATCGGCAACCCTGGTGATTTTGCTGGCAGTGGCGGCAGTGGCCTGTTATTATCTATTCAAAGCACCGGGCAATGCCATTCGGTTGGGGGGCAACCCGCATGGAAGCGATATCCCGTTCACCTTGATATCGTCGCTTAAGTTTGCGGTTACATACATTCCTAAACAACTGTTTACAACGCCCTGGCTTCCTTTGTCGATTTTATACGTGCCTCTAGCCTGGAAACTGGCGGGCACACGTCGACGCCGATCCGATTTTCCACCCTACCTGCGTTTACATCCACTTTGGGGGCTCTTGTATATGGTGGCAACGCTTCTGGCGCTTATTTCATTGCATTTTTATGGTGTGGGTATCGCTCCCATTCCCCGGCTGATCAATTTGATCAACCTGGCTTTCTGGCTATGCTTATTGTATAACCTGACATTACTGGTTATTCGTATTCGATACCGCTTCGATCCTGATTCGTTGGTTCCGTATCTGCGTCCGATTATGCTGTTGGCAGTAATCTGGGCAGTAGTTGCTGCGTCGTTGGGAACGTTGCTGCCGGTGGTATATGGCGACTGGCTTAGTGGTCGGGCTGCTCAATATGATCGGGAGATGCTCGAACGGTATGCTCAATTGTCGAAACAGGGTGATGCCAACAGTGTTATAACGCCACTGAGCCAATATCCGGTTTCCTTATTTCTGGAAGATATTCATGATAATCCACAGCACCTCTGGAATCGTTGTTGGGCCGATTATTTTCATAAAAAAACGATTATACTGAAAGGCCATCAGCCAACCCCATAA